From Bacillus sp. FSL K6-3431, the proteins below share one genomic window:
- a CDS encoding Hsp20/alpha crystallin family protein, giving the protein MIPWGNFPFKDELKKMAEEMKPSDVQSYVNDMMQKLNMPPFGDHYNQQERDQSQSKHVELEPSVFETFDYVYIRLTLPKNVSINQLRIFHTSNQAIIENIHEEGSKKVIILPCVVKKKGATAEVQDNILEVRIPKGSDLQFTEISISEKL; this is encoded by the coding sequence ATGATTCCCTGGGGAAACTTTCCATTTAAAGACGAGTTAAAAAAAATGGCAGAGGAAATGAAGCCAAGTGATGTTCAATCCTATGTAAATGATATGATGCAAAAGCTAAATATGCCTCCTTTTGGGGATCATTACAATCAACAAGAAAGGGATCAAAGTCAATCAAAACATGTTGAACTAGAGCCTAGTGTATTTGAGACATTTGACTACGTATATATACGATTGACATTACCAAAGAACGTATCCATTAATCAATTACGTATATTTCACACTTCGAATCAAGCAATTATAGAAAATATTCATGAAGAAGGAAGTAAAAAGGTAATAATCCTTCCATGTGTCGTTAAAAAAAAAGGAGCCACAGCCGAAGTACAAGACAATATATTAGAAGTGAGAATCCCTAAAGGAAGTGATTTACAATTCACTGAGATTTCCATTTCGGAAAAGCTCTAG